The DNA segment NNNNNNNNNNNNNNNNNNNNNNNNNNNNNNNNNNNNNNNNNNNNNNNNNNNNNNNNNNNNNNNNNNNNNNNNNNNNNNNNNNNNNNNNNNNNNNNNNNNNNNNNNNNNNNNNNNNNNNNNNNNNNNNNNNNNNNNNNNNNNNNNNNNNGGGGGAGATCAGGGGGGTATCGGGGGAGGGGAGGATCGGGGAGGGGAGGATCGGGGGGAGGGGTAGCGGGCGGTGGTCAGAATGGCACTTGCTCCGCGGTCTCAGCAAGCCCAGTGTCCATTCACCTTGTGGACCCCTCCTCCGCGGGCCTTCCCCTCGACAGCCCAGGGTGATGCCTCcgcctcttcctcctcctcatccCCGTCCCCGTGCTGGGGGCTGCGCCCAGACTCGGTGCAGTGTGTGTAGGCTCCGGGCCCGGTGCTGGTCTCCAGGCTAGAGGCCGGGCCTGCGGCGAGGGGCCGAGCGTCCTCGGTGTCTCCGTTCCCCGGCGGCCCCCGCGGCCGGGCATTGAAGAAATCGAGCCTCGCCGGGCTGAGCAACTGAACGGTGATTTCATCCAGGAACCGGGAGAAGTCGGCTCTCCGCTGCTGCCGGCCCCCTCTCAGGCTcccctgggcctgggcctgggcctgggcctgggcctgggacTGGGCTGCCCCTGAGCTGCAGGCTCCTGGCTCCCTTCCCCAGGCTTTGAGCCCTAGAGCAGGGCCCTCCACGGACCTGGCCCTCCTCAGGGAGGAGGGGCCCTGGGCTCGCTGTCCCTCCCCCCGGGAGGGGACCCGTCTGCCCCCAGGCGGGGAGGAGGAACAGGCCCTCACATCCCCGCAAGACCTCGAGAATGGGCTCCCATTGACCCCAGAGCCTGCCCCCTCGTCCCCCGAGGACCAGGAGCTGGAGGAGGAGAGGGGCCTGCGGCTTCTCCCCTGGGCCAcctcctccctttctctccccaGTCTCCGGGGGCTGAAGAACTTCTCCATCACCTTCAGCTTCCCGGCTGGCACCTCCATCCCCAAGGGTTACTGACCCTTACCCtcctctcccactccccctctCACACCCTCCTNNNNNNNNNNNNNNNNNNNNNNNNNNNNNNNNNNNNNNNNNNNNNNNNNNNNNNNNNNNNNNNNNNNNNNNNNNNNNNNNNNNNNNNNNNNNNNNNNNNNNNNNNNNNNNNNNNNNNNNNNNNNNNNNNNNNNNNNNNNNNNNNNNNNNNNNNNNNNNNNNNNNNNNNNNNNNNNNNNNNNNNNNNNNNNNNNNNNNNNNNNNNNNNNNNNNNNNNNNNNNNNNNNNNNNNNNNNNNNNNNNNNNNNNNNNNNNNNNNNNNNNNNNNNNNNNNNNNNNNNNNNNNNNNNNNNNNNNNNNNNNNNNNNNNNNNNNNNNNNNNNNNNNNNNNNNNNNNNNNNNNNNNNNNNNNNNNNNNNNNNNNNNNNNNNNNNNNNNNNNNNNNNNNNNNNNNNNNNNNNNNNNNNNNNNNNNNNNNNNNNNNNNNNNNNNNNNNNNNNNNNNNNCCCACCTCTCCACTCCCTCGGGTCAGACCGTCTCCCTTGTCAGAAATGGAAGATCCTCTGAACACAGACTGTCTGACACAGCCCACACTGTACTCCCTCAAATGCCTCCGAATATGaccctttccccctctctctgtctctctcttgctctccacAAGCTGGCAGTTAATTGGCGATCACTCCAAATGGACCGCACTTAGCACAGACAGCACACATTCAAAACGCCGCAGAATGTAACCGTCTCCCCCCAACCCCGGCTCCACGAGTTTGGCAGGCTGTTGTGGCTCACTCAAAGTCCAAATGGGTCTCTCTCAATGCTTTCTCAAATACCACATAATATagtcctttcccctctctctatATCTTCCCACCAGCAACTGCCAATCATTCGAGGTTAGAATGGATCTCACCCAGCTCCTCAGACGACACAGGACATAACCCTTTCCCCCCTTCTCTTTCTCTgcatctgtctgtctctatctgtctgtctatctctccctctctcttccaccCAGCAGGCAGTTGTCGATTGTCAGACTGGGAATGGGATTGGGCCACAGAACTGCTGCCAATACCAATCGCCCACAATTCGGGAGCTCAGTCGAGCGTGGGAGTGTCACCGTGTCCAGATAAACTCAGGTCCAGGAGAGGGCAGGGAGGCTTTAACCACCACGGCTGTGTGTTCCTGCAgggaggctgggaatcctgcttactcagctcctgatttcCCCCAATTGTTTACAAGAGGCACgaggcaggagggtgagggaacactccccacttgcccctggatgggggcagctccaacaacactcgagaagctcgacaccatccagggacaaagcagcccccgctcgattggccccacaccccctccctccaccccccgacgctcagtagcagcagtgtgtaccctctacaagacgcactgcagcaactccccgaggctcctcagacagcaccttccaaacccaccaccatcttagaaggacaagaggcagcaaatacacgggaacaccatccCCCTGCAAATTCCCACCGCTCCCCATCccgacttgggaatatattgGCCGTTCCtccagtgtcgctgggtcagaatcctggaattcccacttCCTACGCCGCACGGACTGTCCCGCCATCCTCTCGAGGGACAACAGAGgacgtgcaataaatgctgacccagccaatgatgcccgtGCCCCGTGAGGGAGCAATAAAGAAAGGGGCAGAGCGTGGGTCAGCCCTCCATTTCCTGGTGTGACTGACCTTCACTACTTCAACCAGAAACCCTGGCAGGCACTGCCATTTTGATAAAGGGCAACTGGTTTTGAGCCGACCCCTACCACTTGGTGGGATCGttccaggaggccattcagctgatcgCAGATCTCTGAACAATCAGCTCACCACCCAGCGCTgttctcctgccctttccccacgcTCCCTGCCAGATCGATGTCCGGTTCATTTTGCAAAGCCTTGATTGCGCCCGCCTCTTGGCACCGTGGTCAGCGCTGCTGTCTCACGGcgcctgggacccgggttcgatcccaccctcaggcaacCCCAATGTGCGGGATTTGCCCATGTTGGCATGTtacctcccgcagtccaaagatgtgcaggttagggtgaattggccgtgctaaattgtcccatagtgcccagggatgtgcaggttagggtggattggctgtgctaaattgtccccgtagtgcccagggggggtaaacatagggtggattggccgtgctaaattgtctcgTAGTGCCCAGcgatgtccaggttagggtggattggccgtgctaaattgtccccgtagtgcccagggatgtgcaggttagggtggattggccgtgctaaattgtcccatagtgcccagggatgggcaggttagggtggattggccgtgctaaattgtcccataatgtctagggatgtgcaggttagggtggattggtcatcggaaatgcagggttacggggatagatTTGGAgctcagtctgggtgggatgctgttcggtggTTCGGTgtggatctgatgggctgaatggcctgcttccacactgtaaggtttcTGTTATTCTAGTTGTCTGTGGGTGATGGGAGATTGAAGTGCATCAATTCGAATATGCTTTGACCACCTCAGGCGATGTGAAATAGAGGACAAGGTATTGATTACAGTTCTCTCACTAAGAGCCGAACTGACATTATGTTAAAAAGGTCCATTGAAGTGCGCAAATTGAATTGACTGCAGGGAGTCAGAGCTCCTCTGGGCTGTAATGACTGATATTGTTCTTGTACGAACACGTCTCCAGTGACCTTCACTCATTTGAGCACAGGAAACTGCCAGGAACAGCAGGGCGAAGTTCTCACTCGAACCTGTGTGGGTACTGACACACTCATAGAgtgtagatcagagtggtgctggaaaagcacagcaggtcaggcagcatccgaggagcaggaaaattgacgtttcgggcagaagcccttcatcaggaatagagacagggtgCCTGAAGAGTgcggagataaatgagaggggggtgggggtggggagaaagtggtatagagtacaataggtgaatgggtgtggggatggaggtgataggtcagagaggagggtggagtgaataggtggaaaggaagacagGCATATACacatagagctgaaaaatgtgttgttggaaaagcgcagcaggccaggcagcatccaaggagcaggagaattgacgtttcgggcatgagcccttcttcaggactcagtcctgaagaagggctcatgcctgaaatgtcgattctcctgctccttggatgctgcctgacctgctgtgcttttccagcaacacattttcagcactgatctccagcatctgcagtcctcactttctcctcgaaaatactcatagagtcctacagcacggaaacagaccctttggcccaaccagtccatgcagacccataatcccaaactaaactagacccacctgcctgctcctggcccatatccctccaaaccctttcctattcatgtccttatccaaatgtcttttaaacgtagtaactgtacccacatccaccacttcctctggaaggtcattccacacaagaaccgCCCTCTGTGTAAGACGAAAATTGCCcccaatgtcttttttaaattattctcctctcaccttaaaaatgtgtccccagtCTTGCAATCCCCCACACTCTATGGAAAGGATACCTGcccttcaccttatccatgtccctcatgattttataaacctctatcaagtcacctctcaacctcctacactccagtgaatgaagtcccagcctctccttataactcaatccctccaatcccggcaaaatcctggtaaatcacttccgaaccctctccagcttcataatatcctCCCCATAATGggagaccacaactggacacactactccagaagaggcctcaccaatgctgagggagaaaggTTGAGTTGGAACCCAAGGAAACTTCTGGTTTTTCCTCAAACAATCCCACAGGGTGGCACTGTGACTCAGAGGTTAgcgcagctgcctcacagcgccagggacccgggtttgattccaccctcgggccactgtctgtgtggggtttgcacgttctctccctgtctgcgtgggtttcctcccacagtccaaaggtgtgcaggttagggtggattggccatgctaaattgtcccatagtgtccagggatgtactggttagggtggattggccgtgctaaattgtcccctagtgcccagggatgtgcaggttcgggtggattggccgtgctaaattgtcccatagtgcccagggatgtgcaggttagggtggattggccgtgctaaattgtcccatagtgtccagggatgtgcaggttagggtggattggccgtgctaaattgtcccatagtgcccagggatgtgcaggttagggtggattggccgtgctaaattgtcccatagtgcccagggatgtgcaggttagggtggattggccgtgctaaattgtcccatagtgcccagggatgtgcaggttagggtggattggccgtgctaaattgtcccatagtgcccagggatgtgcaggttagggtggattggccgtgctaaattgtcccatagtgcccagggatgtgcaggttagggtggattggccgtgctaaattgtcccatagtgcccagggatgtgcaggttagggtggattggccgtgctaaattgtcccatagtgcccagggatgtgcaggttagggtggattggccgtgctaaattgtcccatagtg comes from the Chiloscyllium plagiosum isolate BGI_BamShark_2017 chromosome 45, ASM401019v2, whole genome shotgun sequence genome and includes:
- the LOC122543995 gene encoding uncharacterized protein LOC122543995 gives rise to the protein MEVPAGKLKVMEKFFSPRRLGREREEVAQGRSRRPLSSSSSWSSGDEGAGSGVNGSPFSRSCGDVRACSSSPPGGRRVPSRGEGQRAQGPSSLRRARSVEGPALGLKAWGREPGACSSGAAQSQAQAQAQAQAQGSLRGGRQQRRADFSRFLDEITVQLLSPARLDFFNARPRGPPGNGDTEDARPLAAGPASSLETSTGPGAYTHCTESGRSPQHGDGDEEEEEAEASPWAVEGKARGGGVHKELLVDANHLKSLQEENENLQRHLLHATYQMERMDMDFKASHGHLESELQRARVDMEDLREKFWRLQENYFSTQQAKEFMEEKLCTICSDSVNTSIVLDFYSQTLEDQKD